A window from Malania oleifera isolate guangnan ecotype guangnan chromosome 7, ASM2987363v1, whole genome shotgun sequence encodes these proteins:
- the LOC131160456 gene encoding ribonucleoside-diphosphate reductase large subunit, translated as MYVVKRDGRQESVHFDKITARLKKLSYGLSIEHCDPVLVAQKVCAGVYKGVTTSQLDELAAETAAALTANHPDYASLAARIVVSNLHKNTKKSFSETIKEMYNHYNERSKMKAPLVADDVYEIIMKNAARLDSEIIYDRDFDYDYFGFKTLERSYLLKMQGKVVERPQHMLMRVAVGIHKNDIDSALKTYHLMSQRWFTHASPTLFNAGTPRPQLSSCFLLCMKDDSIEGIFETLMECAVISKSAGGIGFSAHNIRATGSYIRGTNGTSNGIVPMLRVFNDAARYVDQGGGKRKGAFAVYLEPWHADIFEFLDLKKNHGKEENRARDLFYALWVPDLFMERVQSNGQWSLFCPNEAQGLADCWGEEFENLYMQYEREGKATKVVQAQNLWFEILKSQIETGTPYMLFKDTCNRKSNQQNLGTIKSSNLCTEIIEYTSPTETAVCNLASIALPRFVREKGVPMESHPSKLVGSRGSKNRYFDFDKLAEVTAIVTSNLNKIIDVNYYPVETARRSNLRHRPIGIGVQGLADTFILLGMAFDSAEAQQLNKDIFETIYYHALKASSELAVKEGLYETYSGSPVSKGVLQPDMWGVTPSNRWDWDALREMIGRNGVRNSLLVAPMPTASTSQILGNNECFEPYTSNIYSRRVLSGEFVVVNKHLLHDLTEMGLWSPVIKNKIIYENGSVQKIPEIPDELKGIYKTVWEIKQKTIVDMAADRGCFIDQSQSLNIHMDQPNFGKLTSLHFYAWSKGLKTGMYYLRSRAAADAIKFTVDTSLIKEEINVEDDNTKMAQMVCSLTNREECMACGS; from the exons ATGTATGTGGTGAAGAGAGATGGGCGTCAGGAGTCCGTGCACTTCGACAAGATCACGGCGCGCCTCAAGAAGCTGAGCTACGGGCTGAGCATCGAGCACTGCGACCCTGTGCTTGTGGCTCAGAAGGTGTGCGCTGGAGTTTACAAGGGCGTCACCACTAGCCAACTTGATGAATTGGCCGCTGAAACTGCTGCTGCCTTGACTGCAAATCACCCCGATTACGCCTCC TTGGCTGCAAGAATTGTTGTCTCGAATCTGCACAAGAACACTAAGAAGTCATTTTCAGAAAC GATAAAAGAAATGTATAACCATTATAATGAGAGATCTAAGATGAAGGCTCCCCTGGTTGCTGATGATGTATATGAAATAATTATGAAG AATGCTGCTAGATTGGACAGTGAGATTATATATGACCGGGACTTTGACTATGATTACTTTGGTTTCAAAACCCTTGAGAGGTCCTATCTTTTGAAGATGCAAGGGAAGGTTGTAGAGAGACCACAGCACATGCTGATGAGGGTTGCTGTTGGAATTCACAAGAATGATATTGATTCTGCTTTGAAGACCTATCATTTGATGTCTCAGCGATGGTTCACTCATGCTTCTCCCACACTTTTTAATGCAGGAACACCAAGGCCCCAA TTGAGTAGTTGCTTTCTCTTGTGCATGAAAGATGATAGCATTGAAGGGATATTTGAAACTTTGATGGAGTGTGCTGTTATCAGCAAATCAGCAGGTGGAATTGGTTTTTCTGCTCATAACATCCGTGCCACAGGCAGTTATATACGGGGAACAAATGGGACATCTAATGGCATAGTCCCAATGCTGCGGGTGTTCAATGATGCTGCACGTTATGTTGATCAAGGTGGAGGCAAGAGGAAGG GTGCTTTTGCTGTGTACTTGGAGCCATGGCATGCTGATATATTCGAGTTCCTAGACCTTAAAAAAAACCATGGAAAG GAAGAAAATCGGGCTAGAGATCTATTTTATGCCCTTTGGGTACCTGATCTCTTTATGGAGAGAGTCCAAAGTAATGGGCAGTGGTCCTTGTTTTGTCCTAATGAGGCACAGGGATTAGCTGACTGTTGGGGTGAAGAATTTGAGAATTTGTACATGCAATATGAAAGAGAG GGTAAGGCAACGAAGGTTGTCCAGGCACAAAACCTCtggtttgaaattttgaaatcccAAATAGAAACTGGGACCCCTTACATGCTGTTTAAG GATACTTGCAATAGAAAAAGTAACCAGCAGAATTTGGGTACCATTAAATCTTCTAACTTGTGTACTGAAATAATTGAATATACCAGCCCAACAGAAACTGCTGTGTGCAACCTGGCATCCATTGCTCTACCTCGATTTGTTAGAGAAAAG GGGGTTCCAATGGAGTCACATCCATCCAAGCTTGTTGGAAGCCGGGGTTCTAAGAATAGATACTTTGATTTTGACAAACTTGCTGAG GTTACTGCAATAGTTACCTCAAATCTTAACAAAATAATTGATGTCAATTACTACCCTGTTGAAACTGCAAGAAGGTCAAATTTAAGACATAGACCAATTGGCATAGGAGTCCAGGGTCTTGCAGATACCTTCATTTTGCTTGGCATGGCATTTGATTCAGCAGAG GCTCAACAGCTAAACAAAGACATATTTGAGACTATATATTATCATGCTCTGAAAGCTTCTTCTGAGTTAGCTGTAAAAGAAGGACTCTATGAGACATATAGTGGAAGTCCTGTCAGCAAG GGAGTTCTTCAACCTGACATGTGGGGAGTAACACCTTCAAATCGGTGGGATTGGGATGCTCTAAGGGAAATGATAGGCAGGAATGGAGTAAGAAATTCGCTTCTTGTAGCACCAATGCCCACTGCTTCAACCAGCCAGATTCTTGGAAATAATGAGTGCTTTGAACCATATACTTCCAATATTTACAGTCGCAGGGTTCTAAG TGGTGAATTTGTTGTAGTGAACAAACATCTTCTCCATGACTTAACTGAGATGGGTCTTTGGTCTCCTGTAATTAAGAACAAGATAATCTATGAGAATGGTTCAGTGCAGAAGATCCCTGAGATTCCTGATGAACTGAAAGGCATTTATAA GACTGTTTGGGAGATTAAGCAAAAGACTATTGTTGACATGGCTGCTGATCGTGGATGTTTCATAGACCAAAGTCAGAGCCTGAACATACACATGGACCAACCCAATTTTGGAAAGCTTACTTCCTTGCATTTCTATGCATGGTCCAAG GGTCTGAAAACGGGGATGTACTATCTGCGGTCACGTGCTGCAGCTGATGCAATCAAATTCACAGTTGATACTTCCTTGATCAAA GAAGAAATCAATGTGGAGGATGACAATACCAAAATGGCACAAATGGTATGTTCTTTAACAAACCGTGAAGAATGTATGGCATGTGGCAGTTAA